In the Populus trichocarpa isolate Nisqually-1 chromosome 1, P.trichocarpa_v4.1, whole genome shotgun sequence genome, one interval contains:
- the LOC18095182 gene encoding uncharacterized protein LOC18095182 isoform X1, whose amino-acid sequence MAWRSGGSLSRSLMSAARAPTPRSSAQLPRLRPPPTSSPRFQSRRLSFAPSRNLGELGCTQSLLPLVASGHLTSRLNANVRAFCELSHGTFCRTCPDR is encoded by the exons ATGGCTTGGCGCAGTGGAGGATCACTCTCGCGTTCGCTCATGTCCGCCGCCAGGGCGCCGACCCCCCGCTCTTCCGCACAGCTCCCCCGCCTCCGTCCGCCGCCTACCTCCTCCCCCCGTTTCCAATCTCGCCGCTTATCCTTCGCTCCTTCCAG GAACTTGGGAGAACTGGGATGCACGCAGTCGTTGTTGCCTTTGGTGGCCTCGGGGCACTTGACATCACGTCTCAATGCTAATGTGCGGGCTTTCTGTGAGCTGTCTCATGGTACCTTCTGCCGTACTTGTCCGGATCGCTAA
- the LOC18095182 gene encoding uncharacterized protein LOC18095182 isoform X3, giving the protein MAWRSGGSLSRSLMSAARAPTPRSSAQLPRLRPPPTSSPRFQSRRLSFAPSRNLGELGCTQSLLPLVASGHLTSRLNANVRAFCELSHGT; this is encoded by the exons ATGGCTTGGCGCAGTGGAGGATCACTCTCGCGTTCGCTCATGTCCGCCGCCAGGGCGCCGACCCCCCGCTCTTCCGCACAGCTCCCCCGCCTCCGTCCGCCGCCTACCTCCTCCCCCCGTTTCCAATCTCGCCGCTTATCCTTCGCTCCTTCCAG GAACTTGGGAGAACTGGGATGCACGCAGTCGTTGTTGCCTTTGGTGGCCTCGGGGCACTTGACATCACGTCTCAATGCTAATGTGCGGGCTTTCTGTGAGCTGTCTCATGGTAC TTGA
- the LOC18095182 gene encoding uncharacterized protein LOC18095182 isoform X2, with product MAWRSGGSLSRSLMSAARAPTPRSSAQLPRLRPPPTSSPRFQSRRLSFAPSRNLGELGCTQSLLPLVASGHLTSRLNANVRAFCELSHGRNGKDG from the exons ATGGCTTGGCGCAGTGGAGGATCACTCTCGCGTTCGCTCATGTCCGCCGCCAGGGCGCCGACCCCCCGCTCTTCCGCACAGCTCCCCCGCCTCCGTCCGCCGCCTACCTCCTCCCCCCGTTTCCAATCTCGCCGCTTATCCTTCGCTCCTTCCAG GAACTTGGGAGAACTGGGATGCACGCAGTCGTTGTTGCCTTTGGTGGCCTCGGGGCACTTGACATCACGTCTCAATGCTAATGTGCGGGCTTTCTGTGAGCTGTCTCATG GGAGGAATGGAAAAGATGGGTGA
- the LOC7492070 gene encoding alpha-L-fucosidase 2: MEDKEWVLVQRSTEKDWWNPSLMEDNNGESSKPLRVTFSGPAKHWTDAIPIGNGRLGAMIWGGVALETLQLNEDTLWTGIPGDYTNPNAPAALLEVRKLVDNGQYAEATTAAEKLSGNQSDVYQLLGDIKLEFDDSHLKYDEKTYKRELDLDTATARVKYSVADIEYTREHFASNPNQVIVTKISGSKPGSVSFTVSLDSKMSHHSYVKGENQIIIEGSCPGNRYAQKLNENDSPQGIQFTAILDLQVSEARGLVRVSEDSKLRVEGSDWAVLLLVSSSSFDGPFTKPIDSKKNPTSDSLSVLKSIGNLSYVDLYAHHLDDYQSLFHRVSLQLSKSSKNVSGNASLTRKEHMPFKSDISLNGSEDDTVSTAERVKAFQTDEDPSLVELLFQYGRYLLISCSRPGTQVANLQGIWNKDLTPPWDGAQHLNINLQMNYWPSLSCNLKECQEPLFEYISSLSISGSRTAKVNYEAKGWVAHQVSDLWAKTSPDAGQALWALWPMGGAWLCTHLWEHYTYAKDKDFLRDKAYPLLEGCTSFLLDWLIEGPGGYLETNPSTSPEHMFIAPDGKPASVSYSSTMDMSIIKEVFSAIVSAAKILGRNEDELVQKVLEALPRLLPTKIARDGSIMEWAQDFQDPEVHHRHVSHLFGLFPGHTITVEKTPDLCKAAGNTLYKRGEDGPGWSTMWKAALWARLHNSEHAYRMVKHLFVLVDPENEGNYEGGLYSNLFTAHPPFQIDANFGFPAAIAEMLVQSTAEDLYLLPALPRDKWANGCVKGLKARGKLTVNIYWKEGDLREVGLWSNEQNSLKRLHYRGTTVKANLSPGRVYTFNRTLKCIKKQPLPSAASC; encoded by the exons ATGGAAGATAAGGAGTGGGTTCTGGTGCAGCGTTCTACAGAGAAGGATTGGTGGAATCCGAGTTTGATGGAGGATAACAATGGAGAAAGTTCTAAGCCATTGAGGGTTACCTTTAGTGGGCCAGCTAAGCATTGGACGGACGCAATTCCGATTGGCAATGGCAGGCTTGGTGCCATGATTTGGGGTGGTGTTGCATTAGAAACTCTCCAACTTAATG AGGATACACTCTGGACTGGAATCCCAGGAGACTATACTAACCCTAATGCTCCAGCAGCCCTGTTAGAGGTCAGAAAACTTGTTGATAATGGCCAGTATGCTGAAGCTACAACTGCAGCAGAAAAACTTTCAGGAAATCAATCTGAT GTTTACCAACTACTTGGCGATATCAAGCTGGAATTTGATGATTCACATCTCAAATATGATGAGAAAACATATAAGAGGGAGCTGGATTTGGACACAGCAACAGCAAGAGTAAAATATTCTGTGGCTGATATCGAATATACGAGGGAACACTTCGCTTCTAATCCTAATCAAGTGATTGTGACAAAGATTTCTGGGAGCAAACCAGGGTCTGTATCATTTACAGTGTCTCTGGATAGTAAGATGAGTCATCATTCATATGTAAAAGGTGAGAATCAGATTATAATAGAAGGAAGTTGTCCTGGTAACAGGTATGCACAAAAGCTGAATGAAAATGACAGTCCACAGGGAATTCAGTTTACTGCAATTCTCGATTTACAAGTTAGTGAGGCCAGAGGACTGGTTCGTGTTTCAGAAGATTCGAAATTGAGGGTTGAAGGTTCAGACTGGGCTGTTTTACTTTTAGTGTCCTCGTCTTCATTTGACGGGCCATTTACTAAGCCTATCGATTCCAAGAAGAACCCTACTTCAGACTCCCTGAGTGTATTAAAGTCAATAGGCAATTTGTCGTACGTTGATCTATATGCACATCATTTGGATGATTATCAGAGTCTTTTTCATCGTGTTTCACTCCAGCTTTCAAAAAGCTCCAAGAATGTTTCAGGAAATGCATCTTTGACTAGAAAGGAACATATGCCCTTTAAGAGTGATATATCTTTGAATGGAAGTGAAGATGATACAGTTTCGACTGCAGAGAGGGTGAAAGCCTTTCAAACTGATGAAGATCCATCCTTGGTGGAGCTTCTATTCCAATATGGTCGATATTTGCTTATTTCTTGTTCAAGGCCTGGAACCCAAGTGGCAAATCTGCAGGGTATATGGAACAAGGATCTTACACCACCATGGGA TGGTGCTCAACACTTGAATATAAACCTACAAATGAACTACTGGCCTTCTCTTTCTTGTAATCTAAAAGAGTGTCAAGAACCCTTGTTTGAGTACATCTCCTCTCTGTCAATCAGCGGGAGCAGGACTGCGAAA GTGAACTACGAAGCAAAAGGTTGGGTTGCACATCAAGTTTCTGACCTGTGGGCGAAAACATCACCAGATGCAGGTCAAGCTTTATGGGCTTTGTGGCCAATGGGTGGCGCCTGGCTTTGTACACACTTGTGGGAGCATTATACTTACGCGAAGGACAAA GATTTTCTAAGAGATAAGGCATACCCTTTATTGGAAGGATGTACATCATTTCTGTTGGATTGGTTGATTGAAGGGCCTGGAGGATATCTGGAAACCAACCCGTCAACTTCTCCAGAACATATGTTTATTGCTCCAGATGGTAAACCTGCAAGTGTCAGCTACTCATCAACTATGGACATGTCAATCATAAAAGAAGTATTTTCTGCAATTGTTTCTGCAGCTAAG ATTCTGGGAAGAAATGAGGATGAACTGGTTCAAAAAGTTCTTGAAGCTCTTCCTAGGCTTTTACCAACAAAAATTGCTAGAGACGGTTCCATTATGGAGTGG GCACAGGATTTTCAGGACCCAGAGGTTCACCATCGACATGTATCACACCTCTTTGGCCTTTTTCCAGGGCATACAATAACTGTAGAGAAAACTCCAGATCTATGTAAAGCTGCAGGCAATACCCTTTACAAAAGAG GAGAGGATGGTCCAGGATGGTCAACCATGTGGAAAGCTGCACTGTGGGCACGCCTTCACAACAGTGAGCATGCGTATAGGATGGTCAAGCATTTGTTTGTCCTGGTGGACCCGGAAAATGAAGGCAATTATGAAGGAGGATTATATAGTAACTTGTTCACTGCACACCCACCTTTCCAGATTGACGCCAACTTTGG ttTTCCAGCAGCGATTGCAGAAATGCTAGTCCAGAGCACTGCGGAAGACCTGTACCTGCTCCCTGCCCTTCCTCGGGATAAGTGGGCTAATGGCTGCGTTAAAGGACTGAAAGCACGTGGCAAACTGACAGTCAATATATACTGGAAAGAAGGCGATCTTCGTGAAGTTGGGCTTTGGTCGAACGAACAGAATTCTCTTAAACGATTACATTATAGAGGAACGACAGTGAAAGCAAATTTATCGCCTGGTAGAGTTTACACATTCAATAGAACGTTGAAATGCATTAAGAAACAACCTCTCCCATCAGCAGCTTCCTGTTGA
- the LOC7492071 gene encoding alpha-L-fucosidase 2 has translation MESGEWVFVTRPTEKDLWNPTSTELEDSRPLKVTFSGPAKYWTDGIPIGNGRLGAMVWGGVSSELIQLNEDTLWTGTPTDFTDPAIPQALSEVRNLVDSGKFSEATKAAARMFGKYTNVYKLLGDIKLEFNGSTYAEGTYYRELDLDTATGRVKYTVDDVEFTREHFASNPDQVIVTKISGSKAQSVSFAVSLDSILEHQCYLTDENQLVMEGICPRKRMTTEVKANDDPKGMKFTAVLDLQISNGARLVRLLDDNKLKVVGADWAVLLLVASSSFEGPFVDPSDSKKNPTSDSLQAMNSIKKLSYSQLYSRHLDDFQNLFHRVSLQLEKSSAIGDGVSEIKNLMPSVIEDFEGNKDVVVPTVERIKSFESDEDPSLVELLFQFGRYLLISCSRPGTQVANLQGIWNKDLYPAWDSAPTLNINLEMNYWPSLPCNLRECQEPLFDFIKSLSINGSKVAQVNYITSGWVAHHRSDIWEKASADMGNPKWAIWPMAGAWVCTHLWEHYTYTLDKDFLINTAYPLLEGCASFLMDWLIEGNDGYLETNPSTSPEHMFIAPDGNSASVSYSSTMDMAIINEVFSAIVSASEVLGRSEDALVQKVLKAQPRLYPPKIAPDGSIMEWALNFKDPEVKHRHISHLFGLFPGHSITLKKNPELCKAAENTLYKRGEDGPGWSTVWKTAVWARLQNSEHAYTMVKHLIRLVDPADQKIGFEGGLYSNLFAAHPPFQIDANLGFPAAVSEMLVQSTMTDLYLLPALPRDKWAKGCVKGLQARGGNTVNICWDKGDLQEVGLWLKKDGSCSLQRLHYRGTTVTTSLSSGIIYTFNSQLQCIKSFSLSEVAFPRV, from the exons ATGGAAAGTGGAGAGTGGGTTTTTGTAACACGACCAACCGAGAAAGACTTGTGGAACCCAACTTCAACTGAGTTGGAGGATTCCAGACCGTTAAAAGTCACTTTTAGCGGGCCGGCCAAGTACTGGACTGATGGAATTCCGATCGGTAATGGCCGTCTTGGTGCCATGGTGTGGGGTGGTGTTTCATCAGAACTTATCCAACTGAATG aGGACACATTATGGACAGGGACTCCAACTGATTTTACTGACCCTGCTATACCACAAGCATTATCAGAGGTTAGAAATCTTGTTGACAGTGGTAAATTTTCAGAAGCAACTAAAGCAGCAGCAAGGATGTTTGGAAAATATACCAAT GTTTACAAACTACTTGGTGATATCAAGCTAGAATTTAATGGTTCCACATATGCCGAAGGAACATATTATAGAGAGCTAGACTTGGATACTGCAACAGGAAGAGTAAAGTATACCGTGGATGATGTAGAATTCACAAGGGAACACTTTGCATCTAATCCAGATCAAGTGATTGTGACCAAGATTTCTGGAAGCAAAGCACAGTCTGTATCCTTTGCTGTATCTTTAGACAGCATATTAGAGCATCAATGTTACCTAACAGATGAAAATCAACTTGTAATGGAAGGAATTTGCCCTAGAAAAAGGATGACAACAGAAGTGAAGGCAAATGATGATCCAAAGGGAATGAAGTTCACTGCTGTTCTTGATTTACAGATTAGTAATGGCGCACGTTTGGTACGTCTTCTGGATGACAACAAGTTGAAGGTTGTTGGAGCAGATTGGGCTGTGTTGCTGCTGGTGGCTTCATCTTCATTTGAAGGGCCATTCGTGGATCCTTCAGATTCAAAGAAAAATCCTACTTCTGACTCTCTTCAAGCAatgaattcaataaaaaagctGTCATATTCTCAGCTTTATTCACGTCATTTAGATGACTTTCAGAATCTTTTTCACCGTGTTTCATTGCAGCTGGAGAAGAGCTCTGCTATTGGAGATGGGGTTTCAGAGATCAAGAATCTTATGCCTTCAGTGATTGAAGATTTCGAAGGGAATAAAGATGTTGTGGTTCCAACAGTAGAGAGAATAAAGTCCTTTGAATCTGATGAAGATCCTTCCTTGGTGGAGCTTCTATTCCAGTTTGGTCGATATTTGCTTATTTCTTGTTCACGCCCCGGAACTCAGGTGGCTAATCTTCAAGGAATATGGAACAAGGATCTTTATCCAGCATGGGA CTCTGCTCCAACCTTGAACATCAATCTTGAAATGAACTATTGGCCTTCCCTGCCTTGCAACCTCAGAGAGTGCCAGGAGCCCTTGTTTGATTTCATCAAATCTCTATCAATCAATGGAAGTAAAGTTGCACAA GTAAACTACATTACAAGTGGTTGGGTTGCGCATCACAGGTCTGACATATGGGAGAAAGCATCCGCAGATATGGGAAATCCTAAGTGGGCAATATGGCCAATGGCTGGGGCCTGGGTTTGTACACACTTATGGGAGCACTACACTTATACACTGGACAAA gattttcttataaatacgGCATACCCTCTGTTGGAAGGATGTGCATCATTTTTGATGGACTGGTTGATTGAAGGGAATGATGGATATCTGGAAACCAACCCGTCAACATCTCCAGAACACATGTTTATTGCCCCAGATGGTAATTCTGCTTCTGTGAGCTACTCGTCAACCATGGATATGGCTATCATCAACGAAGTATTTTCTGCAATTGTTTCTGCTTCTGAG GTTTTAGGCAGAAGTGAGGATGCTCTTGTTCAGAAAGTGCTCAAGGCTCAACCAAGGCTTTATCCACCAAAAATTGCTCCAGATGGTTCTATCATGGAATGG GCACTCAATTTCAAGGATCCTGAGGTGAAGCATCGACATATTTCACATCTATTTGGGCTGTTTCCAGGGCACTCAATAACCTTGAAGAAAAATCCAGAACTCTGTAAAGCCGCAGAAAATACTCTCTACAAAAGAG GAGAGGATGGCCCAGGATGGTCGACTGTATGGAAAACTGCTGTATGGGCACGTCTACAGAACAGTGAGCACGCTTATACAATGGTTAAGCATTTGATTAGGTTGGTAGACCCGGCGGATCAGAAGATAGGTTTCGAAGGTGGACTATACAGCAACTTATTTGCAGCACACCCTCCTTTTCAAATCGATGCCAATTTGGG GTTCCCAGCCGCAGTTTCGGAAATGCTTGTCCAGAGTACGATGACGGATTTGTACTTGCTTCCTGCTCTTCCTCGAGATAAATGGGCAAAAGGGTGTGTGAAAGGATTGCAAGCACGTGGGGGGAATACAGTCAACATATGCTGGGACAaaggagatcttcaagaagttGGCCTGTGGTTGAAGAAGGATGGGAGTTGTTCTCTCCAAAGATTACATTATAGAGGAACTACAGTTACGACAAGCTTATCATCTGGGATAATTTACACATTTAATTCACAGTTGCAATGTATAAAGTCGTTCTCGCTTTCGGAAGTGGCCTTCCCTCGAGTTTAG